A single region of the Lotus japonicus ecotype B-129 chromosome 4, LjGifu_v1.2 genome encodes:
- the LOC130716120 gene encoding phosphomethylethanolamine N-methyltransferase → MASGTDEREVQKTYWIQHSADLSVEAMMLDSKAADLDKEERPEVLSLLPDYEGKSVVELGAGIGRFTGELALKAGHLLAVDFIQTAINKNQTINGHHNNVTFLCADVTSPNLHVSQGSIDVIFSNWLLMYLSDIEVNNLAERMINWLKHGGYLFFRESCFHQSGDSKRKYNPTHYREPSFYTKLFKECNMTDDSGNSFELSLAGCKCIGAYVRNKKNQNQICWIWQKVRSQHDRGFQQFLDRVEYSQKSILRYEHVYGRGFVSTGGLETTKEFVSMLGLKPGQKVLDVGCGVGGGDFYMAENFDVEVIGIDLSINMISLAIERAIGLKYMVEFDCADCCKKTYPDKTFDVIYTRDAMLHIKDKPTVFRSFYKWLKPGGKLLITDYCKSAGSPSLEFAEYIKKGGYYIHDMKAYEQMLENAGFDDIIAENRTDLFVKTLKQELEALENKKDDFICEFGEEDYNEIVERWKAKQIRGESLEQMWGLFIAEKK, encoded by the exons ATGGCTTCCG GTACTGATGAGCGTGAAGTTCAGAAAACCTACTGGATCCAGCATTCAGCTGATTTGTCCGTGGAGGCAATGATGCTCGATTCCAAAGCTGCTGATCTGGACAAGGAAGAGAGACCCGAGGTACTTTCTCTATTACCAGATTATGAAGGAAAATCAGTTGTAGAGCTTGGAGCAGGTATTGGAAGATTTACTGGAGAATTGGCTCTCAAAGCTGGTCACTTGCTTGCTGTCGACTTCATTCAGACTGCAATAAACAAG AATCAAACCATTAATGGACACCACAACAATGTCACCTTTCTGTGTGCTGATGTCACATCTCCAAACTTGCATGTTTCTCAAGGATCAATTGATGTCATTTTCTCTAATTGGTTGCTTATGTACCTTTCAGATATTGAG GTTAACAATTTAGCAGAGAGAATGATCAATTGGTTGAAACATGGGGGATATTTATTCTTCAGAGAATCTTGTTTCCACCAATCTGGAGATTCCAAGAGAAAATACAACCCCACTCACTACAGGGAACCCAGTTTTTACACAAAG CTATTTAAAGAATGTAATATGACGGATGATTCTGGGAATTCTTTTGAACTTTCTCTTGCGGGCTGTAAATGCATCGGAGCTTATGTTAGAAATAAGAAGAATCAAAACCAG ATTTGCTGGATATGGCAGAAAGTTAGGTCACAACATGATAGGGGATTCCAGCAGTTCTTAGATAGAGTTGAATATAGTCAGAAGAGTATCTTACGATATGAGCATGTGTATGGCCGAGGCTTTGTAAGCACCGGAGGACTTG AAACGACAAAAGAATTTGTGTCGATGCTAGGACTAAAGCCTGGTCAGAAAGTGCTTGATGTTGGTTGTGGTGTTGGGGGAGGTGATTTTTACATGGCTGAAAATTTTGATGTTGAGGTCATTGGCATTGACCTCTCCATAAATATGATTTCTCTTGCTATTGAACGAGCTATTGGACTGAAATACATGGTTGAATTTGATTGCGCCGATTGCTGTAAAAAAACATATCCTGATAAAACATTTGATGTAATCTACACTCGTGATGCCATGTTACACATCAAA GATAAGCCAACAGTATTCAGATCATTTTACAAGTGGTTGAAGCCTGGAGGTAAACTTCTAATTACTGATTACTGTAAAAGTGCTGGAAGTCCGTCTTTAGAATTTGCTGAGTACATTAAGAAAGGAGGATACTATATCCATGACATGAAAGCCTATGAGCAG ATGCTCGAGAATGCTGGTTTTGATGATATCATTGCTGAGAATAGAACTGATCTG TTCGTGAAAACACTAAAGCAGGAGTTAGAGGCCCTTGAGAACAAGAAGGACGATTTTATTTGTGAATTTGGTGAA GAAGACTACAATGAAATTGTGGAAAGATGGAAGGCAAAGCAAATCAGAGGTGAATCTCTGGAGCAGATGTGGGGGCTGTTCATTGCCGAGAAAAAATGA